In a genomic window of Pseudophryne corroboree isolate aPseCor3 chromosome 3 unlocalized genomic scaffold, aPseCor3.hap2 SUPER_3_unloc_56, whole genome shotgun sequence:
- the LOC134984459 gene encoding oocyte zinc finger protein XlCOF6.1-like encodes MYMSGDQQCKEEEILTDITTDGHTSMNISEGHLMLSPDCDIKDNDSRQDSPGDNPITPIIHPALSADPSDPGKCSPDHSDIGASVTALTVDIEFPCSIDAKCFIQNTKLITHQSAKAGERPFSYSECEKCFTWKSDLVTHQRSHTGEKPFSCSECGKCVRRKSQLVTHQRSHTGERPFPCSECGKSFTHKSHLVKHQRSHTGENPFSCSECGKCFTHKSYLVIHQRSHTGERPFPCSECGKCFTYKSYLVIHQRSHTGEKPFPCSECEKCFARKSHLVKHQRSHTGEKPFSCSECGKCFTQKSHLVNHQRSHTGEKPFSCSECRKCFTQKSHLVNHQRSHTGENTFPCSECGKYFTQKSDLIKHQRSHTGEKPFPCSECGKCFAHKTDLVKHQRTHTGEKPFSCSECGKCFTQKSNLVKHQRSHTGENPFPCSEK; translated from the coding sequence atggacacacaagcatgaatatctcagaaggacatctaatgttatccccggattgtgacataaaagataatgacagtagacaggattctccaggagataaccccattaccccaattatacatccagctctatcagctgatccctctgatcctgggaaatgttctcctgatcactctgatattggtgcatctgttacagctctgacagtagatatagagtttccctgttctatagatgccaaatgttttatacagaacacaaagcttattacccatcagtcagctaaggcaggtgagaggccattttcatattctgagtgtgagaaatgttttacatggaaatcagatcttgttacacatcagagaagtcacacaggtgagaagccattttcttgctctgagtgtgggaaatgtgttagacggaaatcacaacttgttacacatcagcgaagtcacacaggtgagaggccattcccatgttctgagtgtgggaaatcttttacacacaaatcacatcttgttaaacatcagcgaagtcacacaggtgagaatccattttcatgttctgagtgtgggaaatgttttacacacaaatcgtatcttgttatacatcagagaagtcacacaggtgagaggccatttccatgttctgagtgtgggaaatgttttacatacaaatcgtatcttgttatacatcagagaagtcacacaggtgagaagccatttccatgttctgagtgtgagaaatgttttgcacggaaatcacatcttgttaaacatcagagaagtcatacaggtgagaaaccattttcttgctccgagtgtgggaaatgttttacacagaaatcacatcttgttaatcatcagcgaagtcacacaggtgagaaaccattttcttgctccgagtgcaggaaatgttttacacagaaatcacatcttgttaatcatcagcgaagtcacacaggtgagaatacatttccatgttctgagtgtgggaaatattttacacagaaatcagatcttattaaacatcagagaagtcacacaggtgagaagccatttccatgttctgagtgtgggaaatgttttgcacacaaaacagatcttgttaaacatcagagaactcacacaggtgagaagccattttcttgctctgagtgcgggaaatgttttacacagaaatcaaatcttgttaaacatcagcgaagtcacacaggtgagaatccatttccatgttctgagaagtaa